AAATATCCACAAAATATCCCATCCAAGCTGGGTCTGATTTTATATGGATTATACACCTCAGACCTGCCAACAACTGCAGAGACAATATAGAAAATAAGCAGATGACACAATTATTTTGGCAACCCAAGAAAACGCTACAACAGCGTCTGATCTTGTACAAGAATTACTGCATTTAGAAAAGCTGCAGGCATTATTGAGTAGAAAATCATTTTCATCAgcataaaaaacataataaacagtGAATAAAACATACACACCATTACAAAAAAGAAATCCCatcttgttttttcatttgttggaTAAGCAATGATAAATTTCAAGATAATACTCACATTATTACAATGTTCATTCAATACTTCGACACTTTCAATAACCACAGATGGCCATGCAGCATTCCTACAACGGGGGTAACCTCCACAAGACAGATATTTCCCAGCTCCAGTTTTTCTATTCCTGCAAGACATAGCATCAAGATGAAAGTAAAAAACGTAGACAAAAAATTAATCCACCTACTTGAAAAATAAGAGATCGTCGCACTTGGGGCATTTTAAAACTGGTCTAGAAGAATCTTGTGCTGGCGTATGTTGCACTTGGACTGGTCTATCTCCTAATCGATTCGCCAAGCTCTGGTCGATTTccagaattttattttccacaGTCTGGAAAACGGCCTTGTATTTGGCTATCTGCTCCCTTCTGACAGATTCTGCATCTTTTATACCATCACATATCAACTTCAGATCTTTTTCAAATTCTGCCCGTAAAGTGGGTTTGGCTAGTGAAACTTCTAAGCCAATGTTATTATAGCTGAAAATTTTGTTGGTATGTCAAAAGATTTAGATGTCTTGAGATACAATCAATCAACTttgattcaaaatttgaaatttttttgcaatAATGCCTAAACATAAACTAATTGCGGATGAAGCCAATAGGGCCATTAGTTTGGCTAGTGAAACTTCTAAGCCAATGTTAGTATAGCTGAAAATATTGTTGGTATGTCAAAAGATTTAGATTTCTTGAGATACAATCAATCAACTttgattcaaaatttgaaattttttgcaaTAATGCCTAAACATAAACTAATTGCGGATGAAGCCAATAGGGCCATTAGTATGACCGAGACCGTCTTAATAATAATCAACGATAAACTGTCAAGTTACGCCAATTTTcctctattttttatttttgagagtTCCCTAATCCGAAAAAACCGAAGATATGTTCGGAAATCATCTCTTACCCTTCAACCAAGCCCATCCCTAAAGTGCCTGGTACAAAATACGTATTCTCGTGTAAACCGACGTACTCCCTCCTCTGTATCTTATCAATATGTTCCGCATGTGTGGCATCAGTGCCAATTCCGTGCTTATCCATCAAAGCAATAAGTTCTGCTTCAGTTAACAATTTGGGTGGTGATGTATTTCCTTCTACCTAAAACAATCGACATCATTTGATGGAAGGCTCCTGATATTCAAAATTGAACGGTTAATCGACGGATGTACAGGGTGGCAAAattcaatggaactgaatggcAGCTCTGCAACCgattaatggccaaaaccgtaATCCTCTATCTCCttctgttttcaagttataagtaaaGTTTCAGTAtcatcgaaaaacaaatgtgatattatacagggtgcatcagataattttttttcttcagcgCCCTTTATCTTGAATACTGATGGCATTACGAAAATTTTTGCTGAGCGAATCccaattatttttttgttttctatttACCCTAGAGGCAGGGTCCCTTTTcttgaaacatcctgtataatatatGTCATGTCTccaattgttcttccaataaattgttattTCCGGTCCTTCAGCAGAGACAtttaatgaattttcatcaaaaatcatttcccaaattgtaaaaaaattaaaataaataaataacaaagtGAGAGATATTTCGCAAAAatgtggaagaagaagaaaggaAACTAAGTCCAGAATAATACTCTCAGTATAACATCAAGGAAAAGAAGAGCCGAAAGAGAAACTGCTATAGAAAGGAAGAAATTAGAGCGAGAAATTGTCAAAAATAATTAGACCTAAAACTGATCAAAATTGTGGAAAATGTAAAAACAAGCGACTCCAGTTCTAAGCCCAATCGATACATGAATCGAACCAAGAGATCAAGTGAATAATAAACTCACCATATCCAATGTAGTAGGAGTAAAAGTATCCCCTTGTTGATAATTATTGATCTCTTTTCCAAGCCATTTCTCATATATATAAACGTCTAAATAGTTCCTTTCTAGGATAACTAATCCTTTGGCAGTGAATTTTTCATCGGCTATGTCAACAGTTACGGTCGTTTCGAAGCCCTGAGCATCTTTATGAACTGATGCCAAAAAATGTCTTACGACGTATTCATAAACGGCTTTTTCTTGGCCACTCAAACCAGGGGCATATTTTGTTGGATGAATTGGGGGATGGGCCTATAATtccagtaaaaaaaaatcgctATTAAATGAACTGATGAATAAAATACCAAACTAGTTCAAAAATTTTGTCTATATGGCATCTTGGCCTGGTTGTTCCAGTTCTATTGTAATTCGAATGCGGCCAGTAATACCAGTAATATTGGAAATCGATTACCTGATCCGACTTTTTTCCGGCCCTTGGAGTAGGACCACCTTCGCTCAAAATACGTTGTGCAAATGATCCCCAGTTTCCATCATTTGTTTGCTGTTCCACAATATTGCTTAGATTCAATTCTTTAGGGTAAATATTCGTTTCTGTCCTGGGATAGCTGATGAAACCTTGCACGTATAATTTCTCAGCTATCGTCATTGCGGTTTTGGAatttattcttaattttttcgatatatttttttccatttcctaCAAATAGATTCTGAGAAGTTtcgtttattttttcaactatCACATGACTGTTTCTCACATATCACATGTGAAAGCCTGCAGAAGCGTGAAGCTTGAGCATGCAAACAGCATTTTAGAAGAGCAAAGATCAGGTATTTTctgtgagaaatgaaaaaatgcatTTCATGAAACACCATACTAACCACTGTGTCTAAAGGAAGTGGTCGCCATTTACTTTTGCTTTTACTTTCCACTGAATCTACTTTAGCTAAATTATTCTCCTTGCAGATATCTAATATAGCTTCACAAGCGTTCTTATCAAACAAACGATCTCTTTTCCAAATAAATTCAGTTGTCATATCTTTAATCTTATGATTCACTGAAAATGTAGAAATTTTAACTGACTAAATAATTAACAGAGTCTTAATATGTAAAATGTTGAAAATGGCTATGTAGTTATTTagggaagaaaatgaaaattcgagATTCTCCtaattaaatttttgtttgaaaatttgtcttctttgaattttattaaatgctaaaatatagaaaattgcatTTCGCAATGTTGTCTTGAAAATGGCATCtgaaaaccaatttttttctcagaaactaGAAAACTGACACAAATGAAACTAACCAGACACTCTATGGGGGCAAGAAGGCAATCAAAAAATTCTTCGACAAAATAATGACGATTATACCTTCAAATTTATTCTATACACGAGTCCATAAAATGCCATTaaaagaattatttcattgacTTATTTGCAATATTCAACATTGAGATTTAATTTTATCCATGGCTgtgaaaaattcattgatataaaattattcagaATTAGGTATGAACTGAACTTACTTTTTATTTTCCAGAATGTTTCAGGAATAAAACTTTCTATTGACAAATATCGATCAACAACAAAACCCAAAGTTGGAAATTGACAAGATCCATAACTTATAATTTTATTAGCTAATTTTGTTGGAAAAGCTTTTTGCAAGCGGAGAGTTTGCAATCTAGTAAAGGCAGCTCCTGAAAAACAATTGATACCATTCAATATATTGCCACATAAAACTGTCTCTAATAGATGCCAAGTTACTTAAAGTAAAAAACCACAAAAACTGTAAAGGAAGTGCATTGAGGAAGCATTTCTAATTATTTTGCTTTCCATCCTGATTATCTCTTTACTAAAActactttttcaaaaatcttgTGATGGTGTCTCAGAATGGAATGACTACTTGGCAAAAAAGAGAAAACATACTTGATATGATTGGCACAAACAAGCTAAATTTAGATGACCTTAGAAAGTGTTAACCCTTCAACATCTTCACCTTCTTCAAAAAGGCCCCTGGTTGTTGAAATGTAACTCAGATTGGGGCTTGTTTGTGACTGTATCATAATGTGTAACGTTTAACACAGAagcaatttctacaaatcacaattctttattattattccTTGTTTGAAGAGAAAACTCCaaggaatttcaagaaaaatacaTGCACCTCCCATAATATCCTTCAACAAATTCGATGTATGTATACTTCGTGGTGATCAACTGCCCACAGCTGTtcaaatataattgaaaaataaatcatttgcTCCTCTGAGCATTGGTAAAAATAGATTCAGAAAATAACATTTGAAAATTATCCCTCCAATTCATGTATTTTTACCATCATAATGAAACTACAAGCTCCAACAAAGGCACTGAATCTCTTCAACTAATAGCATCTTAGACTAGACATATCTAGTACTTGGCAGTCAATGTGTTAATAAGATAGTACTTTCTGTATCCTAGGCTTACCAGTTCTTAAGTCTAATTCTTTTCTCACATTCACAGCATCACTTATGTTTTTATTGGGTTGTCCTAATGTTGATAAAGCTCTAAAAATTGAAGGCCCAGTTATCTCCGAGAATTTGGCACGAAAGACAGAGATATTGGCTTTAACATCTTTACATACTTTTATGATTTCAAAACCAATATTTTCCCCTTCTCTATCACAATCCGTCCATAATATAAGGCCATCACAGCTTCTTATTTCCCTTTCAAgcgttttctgaaaaaaatcctCTTATAACTGCGCAAAATAATAGGAAGAATGCTTACTTGGATGTTTTCATAGTCTTTTATGCAATTTTCTTGAATAGGAGCGTCGAACAAGTCTGAAGCATTACATGACTCCCAGTTACGAAAAGATGGGTGGAAAGAAAAATCTAAAAGATGACCTGACACAGAAGTCATAATCATTTTAGCCCTATGACCAAATACTGTTGCTTCAAACTCATAAATTTTGTTGTATTTGGATAAGCCTTCTCTCTGCAACACAAAAAAGATGGAAACTCTAGCTAGAAAAGAGCCTAGATCAATGAATTTCCAAATATCTCACCCTATTAGAGGCTCCTTTGGAAAGAATAGCAGATATTCCCTTTGCTGCATCATTTTTTTCagcaacattcaaatatctcattatttttttggaatatctccttagagtaaataaagatattttatgCGAAAGAAGAAAACCCATAAGCACTCCGTGAATATTTATATCATTTTATGTTTATCATAAGGCCCCCATTAAAGATGAAATTTGGCCCCAATTT
This genomic stretch from Coccinella septempunctata chromosome 7, icCocSept1.1, whole genome shotgun sequence harbors:
- the LOC123316686 gene encoding DNA topoisomerase 3-alpha, whose protein sequence is MGFLLSHKISLFTLRRYSKKIMRYLNVAEKNDAAKGISAILSKGASNRREGLSKYNKIYEFEATVFGHRAKMIMTSVSGHLLDFSFHPSFRNWESCNASDLFDAPIQENCIKDYENIQKTLEREIRSCDGLILWTDCDREGENIGFEIIKVCKDVKANISVFRAKFSEITGPSIFRALSTLGQPNKNISDAVNVRKELDLRTGAAFTRLQTLRLQKAFPTKLANKIISYGSCQFPTLGFVVDRYLSIESFIPETFWKIKMNHKIKDMTTEFIWKRDRLFDKNACEAILDICKENNLAKVDSVESKSKSKWRPLPLDTVEMEKNISKKLRINSKTAMTIAEKLYVQGFISYPRTETNIYPKELNLSNIVEQQTNDGNWGSFAQRILSEGGPTPRAGKKSDQAHPPIHPTKYAPGLSGQEKAVYEYVVRHFLASVHKDAQGFETTVTVDIADEKFTAKGLVILERNYLDVYIYEKWLGKEINNYQQGDTFTPTTLDMVEGNTSPPKLLTEAELIALMDKHGIGTDATHAEHIDKIQRREYVGLHENTYFVPGTLGMGLVEGYNNIGLEVSLAKPTLRAEFEKDLKLICDGIKDAESVRREQIAKYKAVFQTVENKILEIDQSLANRLGDRPVQVQHTPAQDSSRPVLKCPKCDDLLFFKNRKTGAGKYLSCGGYPRCRNAAWPSVVIESVEVLNEHCNNCGPDTKKVKMKFRQNPFIGEPNPTVVCIGGCDINVLESLDIPLSSVRRQTNNSNAERNALQPRDSLQGDTRRSSSGWIAPNPPTSSNNASGRTSVTIPVQQSFNNSLRNQGDSNTDIVCQCNNAAVLLTCQNGENRGRKFYKCPNNICSFFLWQQNSAAASTSSDTSNMDTPTNSGIVTCRCNQPAKLCTVMKQNENHGRKFYACAKPQSEGCRFFKWADDVEQTRNDDNPWDGGGGGGGPSSGGSRTQNSRNNKPRNRPYDKNNQPRAKRKCGICGQEGHTRQRCPNS